In Halopseudomonas xinjiangensis, a single genomic region encodes these proteins:
- the sufC gene encoding Fe-S cluster assembly ATPase SufC has product MLSIKGLCAKVEEKDILKGLSLEIKPGEVHAIMGPNGSGKSTLGNILSGRPGYEATAGSVTFNEHDLLEMDTEERAREGLFLAFQYPVEIPGVSNMEFLKASVDAKRKHKGLPELSSVDFMKLARETSKRVNLDASFLKRGVNEGFSGGEKKRNEIMQMMLLEPQLCILDETDSGLDIDALQVVADGVNAMRDGQRSFIVVTHYQRLLDYIIPDYVHVLAGGRIVKSGDKSLALELEAKGYGWIENEVA; this is encoded by the coding sequence ATGTTATCTATCAAAGGTTTGTGCGCGAAAGTTGAAGAGAAGGATATCCTCAAGGGGCTGAGCCTGGAGATCAAGCCGGGCGAGGTGCATGCCATCATGGGGCCGAACGGCTCGGGCAAGAGCACCCTCGGCAACATCCTCTCGGGTCGCCCCGGATACGAGGCCACCGCCGGTAGCGTAACGTTCAACGAGCATGACCTGCTTGAGATGGATACCGAAGAGCGCGCCCGCGAGGGTCTTTTCCTGGCGTTCCAGTATCCGGTGGAGATCCCCGGTGTCAGCAACATGGAATTTCTCAAGGCGTCGGTAGACGCAAAGCGCAAGCATAAGGGCCTGCCGGAGCTGTCGTCGGTCGACTTCATGAAGCTTGCGCGTGAAACCAGCAAACGCGTGAATCTCGATGCGAGCTTCCTCAAGCGTGGCGTCAACGAAGGTTTCTCCGGCGGCGAGAAGAAGCGCAATGAGATCATGCAGATGATGCTGCTCGAGCCGCAGCTGTGCATTCTCGACGAGACCGATTCGGGCCTCGATATCGACGCGCTGCAAGTCGTCGCGGACGGTGTCAATGCGATGCGTGACGGCCAGCGTAGCTTCATCGTCGTGACACACTATCAGCGCCTGCTGGACTACATCATTCCAGATTACGTCCATGTGCTGGCGGGCGGTCGAATCGTCAAGTCCGGGGACAAGAGCCTGGCTCTGGAACTCGAAGCCAAGGGCTATGGCTGGATCGAAAACGAGGTAGCCTGA
- the sufD gene encoding Fe-S cluster assembly protein SufD, with protein sequence MSDFKQSALQLAAQQTSPDWLAEVRQLGASRWSAAKWPGRKTEAWKYTSLAPLQNDNPVRWAAAIDSAWQSEIETLHLDCTRLVFVNGQFSPADSSPLPAEVVRFADADAAQQDLIRQHLGSVVDTERHLFAALSNAWAADGVLVHIPRNARLTKPVYVLNVSIPEEQPAASNQRLLVVAEEGAQAEVIEHYVSSSRQQNGFVNSLTEVVVGANAQVQHYRLNLEQEDLLHVGGVHVVLQRDARFHGFTIAQGSRLKRIDYHVYHRGQGAHLDLNGIYLPRNRQLIDYHTTVEHCVPCCTTNEVFRGIVGDSSRAVFNGRIHIHPQAQKTLAELSNRNLLTSRTAEIDTKPELEIYADDVRCAHGATISQLDETSLFYLMSRGVTRADAVTMLSFGFINEVINQAPEAAVRDYLRPRLTALFGEGNEQVGHLAYE encoded by the coding sequence ATGAGTGACTTCAAACAGAGTGCCTTGCAGCTGGCTGCTCAACAGACCAGCCCCGACTGGCTCGCCGAGGTGCGCCAGTTGGGTGCTTCGCGCTGGTCGGCCGCCAAATGGCCGGGTCGCAAGACCGAGGCGTGGAAGTACACCTCGCTCGCCCCGCTGCAGAATGACAATCCGGTTCGCTGGGCCGCTGCCATCGACTCGGCTTGGCAAAGTGAAATCGAGACCCTGCACCTCGATTGCACTCGGCTGGTCTTCGTCAACGGACAGTTTTCGCCTGCCGACTCCAGCCCGTTGCCCGCCGAGGTCGTGCGCTTCGCTGATGCCGATGCGGCCCAGCAGGACCTGATCCGTCAGCACCTCGGCTCCGTCGTCGATACCGAGCGCCACCTGTTTGCCGCGCTGAGCAATGCCTGGGCGGCAGACGGCGTGCTGGTACATATACCGCGCAATGCCAGACTGACCAAGCCGGTATACGTGCTGAATGTCTCGATACCTGAGGAGCAGCCTGCTGCCAGCAACCAGCGTCTGCTGGTCGTGGCGGAAGAGGGTGCGCAGGCCGAGGTGATCGAGCATTACGTATCGAGCAGTCGTCAGCAGAACGGTTTCGTGAACAGCCTGACCGAGGTCGTTGTCGGCGCCAATGCGCAGGTACAGCACTATCGCTTGAACCTTGAGCAGGAAGATCTCCTGCACGTGGGTGGAGTGCATGTGGTATTGCAGCGCGACGCACGCTTTCATGGCTTTACCATTGCTCAAGGCAGCCGGTTGAAGCGCATCGACTATCACGTTTATCACCGCGGGCAAGGTGCGCATCTCGACCTGAATGGTATCTACCTGCCGCGTAACCGCCAGCTGATCGACTATCACACGACCGTCGAGCACTGTGTGCCCTGTTGTACGACGAACGAAGTGTTCCGCGGCATCGTCGGTGATTCCTCCCGCGCGGTGTTCAACGGCCGGATCCACATCCATCCCCAGGCGCAGAAGACGTTGGCCGAGCTGAGTAACCGGAACCTGCTCACCTCTCGCACCGCCGAGATCGATACCAAGCCCGAGCTGGAAATTTACGCCGACGACGTACGCTGCGCGCACGGGGCGACGATCAGCCAGCTCGACGAAACGTCACTGTTCTATCTGATGAGTCGCGGCGTAACGCGCGCCGACGCGGTGACCATGCTCAGCTTCGGTTTCATCAATGAGGTGATCAATCAGGCGCCCGAGGCGGCGGTCCGCGATTATCTTCGCCCGCGTCTGACGGCGCTGTTCGGCGAAGGCAACGAGCAGGTGGGGCATCTTGCCTATGAGTGA
- a CDS encoding aminotransferase class V-fold PLP-dependent enzyme, whose amino-acid sequence MNRPVSFDADQVRRDFPILHQDVNGHPLVYLDNAATTQKPEAVIQAIVDYYRNDNSNVHRGAHTLADRATEKFESARAKVATLINAAEPRQVIWTRGTSESINLVASSWGRSQLKAGDRILVSAMEHHSNIVPWQMVAAEKGATVEAIPVDDSGTLDLDALCSMLDDRVRMVACGHVSNALGTINPVEDIVRLAHSVGALCLIDGAQAISHWAVDVQALDCDFYVFSAHKMFGPTGLGVLYGKVEILDAMPPYQGGGEMIETVSFEGTTYNQLPYKFEAGTPDIAGVIGFGAAVDYLQAIDRDAAARHEQDLLEYAEQRARETPGIKLIGTAARKTSVMSFLLEGTHPHDVGMLLDQQGVAVRTGNHCAQPIMDQFCIPGTVRASFSFYNTRADVDRLFEALDKARQFLL is encoded by the coding sequence ATGAACCGGCCCGTGTCGTTCGACGCCGATCAGGTGCGGCGTGACTTTCCGATCCTGCATCAGGACGTCAACGGTCATCCTCTGGTCTACCTGGATAACGCAGCGACGACCCAGAAGCCGGAGGCGGTGATTCAGGCCATCGTTGATTATTACCGCAACGACAACAGTAACGTGCACCGCGGTGCGCATACCTTGGCGGACCGCGCGACGGAAAAGTTTGAGTCGGCCCGTGCCAAGGTGGCGACGCTGATCAACGCTGCGGAGCCGCGACAGGTCATCTGGACGCGAGGAACCTCCGAGTCGATCAATCTGGTGGCGTCGAGCTGGGGTCGCAGTCAGCTGAAAGCGGGTGACCGCATCCTGGTGTCGGCTATGGAGCATCACTCGAACATCGTTCCCTGGCAGATGGTGGCAGCGGAGAAGGGCGCGACAGTCGAAGCGATTCCGGTCGACGACTCCGGCACACTGGATCTGGACGCGTTATGCTCGATGCTCGATGATCGTGTGCGCATGGTCGCCTGCGGTCATGTGTCGAACGCTCTGGGTACGATCAATCCGGTCGAGGACATCGTTCGGCTAGCACATTCGGTTGGCGCGCTGTGCCTGATCGACGGTGCCCAGGCGATCAGCCACTGGGCGGTGGATGTACAGGCGCTGGATTGCGACTTTTATGTTTTCTCTGCGCACAAGATGTTCGGTCCTACCGGGCTCGGAGTGCTCTACGGCAAGGTCGAAATCCTCGATGCGATGCCACCTTATCAGGGCGGTGGCGAGATGATCGAAACGGTAAGTTTCGAAGGGACCACGTACAACCAACTGCCGTATAAGTTCGAGGCGGGGACCCCGGATATCGCTGGCGTAATCGGTTTCGGTGCGGCCGTTGATTATCTGCAGGCCATCGATCGCGACGCAGCGGCGCGGCACGAGCAGGATCTGCTCGAGTATGCTGAACAGCGTGCGCGCGAAACGCCCGGCATCAAACTGATCGGCACCGCGGCGCGAAAGACCAGTGTCATGAGCTTTTTGCTTGAGGGCACGCATCCGCACGATGTGGGGATGCTGCTTGATCAGCAGGGCGTGGCCGTACGCACCGGGAATCACTGTGCCCAGCCGATCATGGACCAGTTCTGCATCCCGGGTACCGTGCGGGCGAGCTTCAGTTTTTACAACACCCGGGCTGACGTCGATCGCCTCTTCGAAGCGCTCGACAAGGCCCGGCAGTTTCTCCTATAG
- a CDS encoding HesB/IscA family protein has translation MSVESFDPHAAAVGSPAVTVTPAALAHFRRQLASHSGQSVRLSIKKSGCTGFMYVIDLVEQGAADDVQYQLDDVVELRVARDALPVVSGTEIDLVKEGINRQIKFHNPNVKDECGCGESFSVS, from the coding sequence ATGAGCGTAGAATCGTTTGATCCGCACGCGGCAGCCGTAGGCAGCCCGGCGGTGACCGTCACGCCAGCGGCTTTGGCGCACTTTCGCCGCCAACTGGCCAGCCATAGCGGTCAATCCGTCCGTTTGAGCATCAAGAAAAGCGGTTGCACAGGATTCATGTACGTCATCGACCTGGTTGAGCAAGGCGCGGCGGACGACGTGCAGTACCAGCTGGATGACGTTGTCGAGCTGCGGGTGGCGCGCGATGCGCTGCCCGTCGTCAGCGGTACGGAGATTGATCTGGTCAAGGAAGGTATCAATCGGCAGATCAAATTTCACAATCCGAACGTCAAGGATGAATGCGGCTGCGGCGAAAGCTTCAGTGTCAGCTAA
- the sufT gene encoding putative Fe-S cluster assembly protein SufT: MERRMVVAQADCPARRVPDGTPLTIPKDTFVTITQALGGNYTVTYHGQMVRVDGTDAASLGLEPELLSFPPAEDNQIREEQVWEALGTVYDPEIPVDLVNLGLIYNVTIDQQAKRVDIKMTLTAPACGMGPVLVGDVEYRVKRVPNVEKVDVDLVFDPPWSREMMSEEAQLETGMFF, translated from the coding sequence ATGGAAAGACGCATGGTAGTGGCGCAGGCAGATTGTCCTGCGCGCCGCGTTCCGGATGGTACGCCCCTGACTATTCCCAAGGACACTTTCGTCACCATCACACAGGCGCTCGGTGGCAACTACACCGTGACCTATCATGGCCAGATGGTTCGAGTGGACGGGACGGACGCTGCAAGCCTGGGCCTTGAGCCGGAGCTGTTGAGTTTTCCGCCAGCCGAAGACAATCAGATCCGCGAAGAGCAGGTCTGGGAGGCATTGGGCACCGTCTACGATCCCGAAATCCCGGTCGATCTGGTCAATCTGGGTTTGATCTACAACGTGACAATCGACCAACAGGCCAAGCGGGTAGACATCAAAATGACCCTGACAGCGCCAGCCTGCGGGATGGGTCCGGTTCTGGTAGGCGACGTCGAGTATCGAGTCAAACGTGTTCCGAACGTCGAGAAGGTGGACGTCGACCTCGTCTTCGATCCGCCCTGGAGCCGTGAGATGATGAGCGAAGAGGCTCAGCTCGAAACCGGAATGTTTTTCTGA
- a CDS encoding SufE family protein yields MSQFGTDITSEDIIDSLSFFDTWEDRYKYIIDLGRELPPLDDSQRTDVNIVRGCQSQVWLVSRREGDRLYFDADSDAFIVKGLLAVVLAAYNGKTPEQILSFDIDAYFEQLNLMKHLSVTRGNGLRAMVKRIQDTAAAAS; encoded by the coding sequence ATGAGCCAGTTCGGCACTGACATCACCAGCGAAGACATCATCGACTCGCTGTCTTTTTTCGATACCTGGGAAGATCGTTACAAATACATTATCGATCTCGGCCGGGAGCTGCCTCCGCTGGACGACAGTCAGCGCACCGACGTGAATATCGTTCGCGGCTGCCAGAGCCAGGTGTGGCTGGTCAGCAGGCGAGAGGGCGATCGGCTGTACTTCGATGCGGATAGCGACGCGTTTATTGTCAAAGGTCTGCTCGCAGTCGTGCTGGCTGCGTACAATGGCAAAACGCCCGAACAGATTTTGAGTTTCGACATCGATGCATACTTCGAGCAGCTCAATCTGATGAAGCATCTCAGCGTGACCCGAGGGAATGGGCTGCGGGCGATGGTCAAACGGATTCAGGATACGGCGGCCGCCGCATCCTGA
- a CDS encoding GGDEF domain-containing protein, translated as MHNAWKRLNNDFQLSIITMVGICSVGGITPYAVYRLFESNWLVSLIDAFLVLNTVIAVLYAWRTGDTRRPGQYLALVYSIGTIVIVTKLGINGLFWVYVLILFNFFVVPPLQSVIATLSMLTVLCLYGLLNPGTLFADDFQMTSFMVTSLLASLFAFVFAYRGREQRQKLSELATIDPLTGVGNRRTMDTELEIAFNEHTRYQVGFGLLILDLDHFKLVNDRYGHRAGDEVLVDFVDIVRSACRQSDRLFRLGGEEFVLLVPQIDERGMVRLANNILADIRRLLSGPGGPVTVSIGGALLADHSGIETWLHEADERLYQAKKNGRDQAIIRSEGSNSSGLVSNSASDVAIQG; from the coding sequence ATGCACAACGCCTGGAAGCGGCTGAATAACGATTTCCAGCTGTCAATCATCACCATGGTAGGCATCTGCTCGGTTGGCGGAATAACGCCGTACGCGGTCTACCGCCTGTTTGAAAGCAACTGGCTGGTCAGCCTGATCGACGCCTTCCTGGTACTGAATACCGTTATTGCAGTGCTTTACGCCTGGCGCACCGGCGATACCAGACGTCCGGGCCAGTACCTCGCGCTGGTTTACTCCATCGGCACCATCGTTATCGTCACCAAGCTCGGTATCAACGGCCTGTTCTGGGTCTATGTGCTCATCCTCTTCAACTTCTTCGTCGTGCCGCCGCTCCAAAGCGTGATCGCCACCCTGTCCATGCTGACGGTGCTGTGTCTTTACGGCTTGCTGAACCCGGGCACCTTGTTCGCTGATGACTTCCAGATGACCTCGTTCATGGTGACCAGCCTGCTCGCCAGTCTGTTCGCCTTTGTATTTGCCTATCGCGGCCGGGAGCAGCGTCAGAAACTTAGCGAATTGGCCACGATCGATCCGCTCACTGGAGTTGGGAATCGACGCACAATGGATACGGAGCTGGAAATAGCCTTCAACGAGCACACGCGCTACCAGGTCGGTTTTGGCCTGCTGATTCTCGATCTGGACCATTTCAAACTGGTCAATGACCGTTACGGGCATCGTGCCGGCGATGAGGTGCTTGTCGACTTCGTGGACATCGTGCGGTCTGCCTGCAGGCAATCTGACAGGTTGTTCAGATTGGGCGGCGAAGAGTTCGTTTTGCTGGTACCGCAGATCGACGAGCGGGGTATGGTGCGGCTTGCCAACAACATCCTCGCAGATATCCGCCGATTGCTAAGCGGCCCCGGCGGGCCTGTCACAGTATCGATTGGCGGAGCCTTGTTGGCCGATCATTCGGGTATCGAAACCTGGCTGCACGAAGCGGACGAACGCCTTTACCAGGCCAAGAAGAACGGCCGTGATCAGGCCATCATTCGTTCAGAGGGATCAAACTCGTCCGGGCTGGTGTCGAATTCAGCATCGGATGTCGCCATTCAAGGCTAA
- a CDS encoding YkvA family protein: MLNKPFSDRQFWDKLNGYARKAGREGVDRALRLYYAARRPETPTWAKTSIFGALAYFISPIDAVPDLLPFIGVSDDLTVMAAALAMVSMYINDDVKRRARQTTEKWFGPEVIEAERFR, from the coding sequence ATGCTGAACAAGCCGTTTTCTGATAGACAGTTCTGGGACAAGCTCAATGGCTACGCTCGCAAGGCAGGGCGCGAGGGTGTCGATCGAGCGCTTCGCCTTTACTATGCGGCACGGCGCCCGGAAACGCCGACCTGGGCCAAGACGTCGATTTTCGGCGCATTGGCGTATTTCATCTCGCCGATCGACGCCGTGCCGGATCTGCTTCCATTTATTGGAGTCAGTGATGATCTGACAGTCATGGCCGCCGCCTTGGCCATGGTCTCGATGTACATCAACGATGATGTAAAGCGCAGGGCGCGCCAAACCACCGAAAAGTGGTTTGGGCCGGAAGTCATCGAGGCAGAGCGATTCCGCTAG
- a CDS encoding DUF411 domain-containing protein — translation MKKLLASLLLLASTAHAAESMHIDVYRDPNCGCCKAWIAHLTDSGFIVTDHVTSDMIELKQKLRVPTDLASCHTGVVMGRFVEGHVPASDVRRLAGLPDVAGIAVPGMPIGSPGMEMGSRQDPYTVVAVGSDGKRAELARYPQANHATP, via the coding sequence ATGAAGAAACTTCTGGCGTCACTGCTATTACTGGCGAGCACAGCGCACGCCGCAGAATCGATGCATATCGATGTCTATCGCGATCCCAATTGCGGATGCTGCAAGGCGTGGATCGCCCACCTGACCGATAGCGGCTTCATTGTGACCGATCATGTCACCAGCGATATGATCGAACTCAAGCAGAAGCTGAGGGTGCCGACGGATCTCGCGTCCTGTCATACCGGGGTCGTCATGGGTCGCTTCGTCGAAGGGCACGTTCCGGCCAGCGACGTTCGCCGCCTGGCGGGCCTGCCTGACGTAGCGGGAATTGCCGTTCCGGGCATGCCGATCGGCTCGCCCGGCATGGAAATGGGGTCCCGACAGGATCCGTACACCGTCGTGGCCGTGGGCAGCGATGGCAAGCGGGCCGAACTGGCTCGCTACCCTCAAGCGAACCATGCGACACCCTAG
- a CDS encoding YqaE/Pmp3 family membrane protein — protein sequence MDIVRLIFAIILPPVGVFMQVGLSGAFWLNILLTLLGYVPGIIHAVYIILKR from the coding sequence ATGGACATCGTCCGCCTTATCTTCGCCATCATCCTGCCCCCCGTCGGGGTTTTCATGCAGGTCGGTCTCAGCGGCGCGTTCTGGCTGAACATCCTGCTGACGCTGCTCGGCTATGTTCCGGGCATCATTCACGCCGTATACATCATTCTCAAGCGTTGA
- a CDS encoding benzoate/H(+) symporter BenE family transporter, translated as MSNTLPPARVRLADFSVSAFVAGLVAVMTGYTSSLALMVQAGTAAGLDEHQVGSWIWAISIAMGLCTLALTLRYRLPIVVAWSTPGAALLITALPGVPYAEAIGAFIACGLLLTLTGLSSHLAHLTRQLPSALAAALLAGILFRIASDVFTAAEQDALLVLSMLAAFFLAKRRSQTMAILAALGTGCVLVWLTDGSTMPDIDWVPTQPSWTVPAFSASAIISIGLPLYVVAMASQNLPGLAVLRADGYSVEPQPLIATTGLASMLFAALGSHGVNLAAISAALCTGPGAHPDPGRRYPAALTFGLAAIIVGCFAGPLTAAFMTLPTALVMSVAGLALLGSIGNGLTQAMADARRREAALITFMVTASGMTLWSIGSAFWGLVAGLLVLALNSRPGS; from the coding sequence ATGAGTAACACCCTCCCGCCTGCCCGTGTTCGCCTCGCCGACTTCAGCGTTTCGGCTTTCGTCGCCGGTCTGGTTGCAGTCATGACAGGCTATACCAGCTCGCTGGCCCTGATGGTGCAGGCGGGCACTGCCGCGGGACTTGACGAGCACCAGGTCGGGTCGTGGATCTGGGCCATTTCGATCGCCATGGGACTATGCACCTTGGCGCTGACCTTGCGCTACCGGCTGCCGATAGTGGTCGCCTGGTCCACGCCCGGTGCGGCACTCCTGATCACCGCCCTCCCCGGGGTCCCTTACGCAGAAGCGATCGGCGCCTTCATCGCTTGTGGCCTCTTGCTTACCCTGACTGGTCTCAGCAGTCACCTGGCGCACCTGACACGCCAATTACCCTCGGCGCTTGCCGCTGCCCTGTTGGCGGGGATCCTGTTCCGTATCGCCAGCGACGTGTTCACCGCTGCAGAGCAAGACGCGCTTCTGGTGCTGTCGATGCTCGCGGCGTTCTTTCTCGCCAAACGTCGCTCCCAAACCATGGCGATTCTTGCCGCGCTCGGGACAGGCTGCGTGCTGGTCTGGCTCACTGACGGTTCGACGATGCCCGACATCGACTGGGTCCCGACGCAGCCAAGCTGGACGGTTCCCGCGTTCTCCGCAAGCGCGATCATCAGCATAGGCCTACCGCTGTACGTCGTGGCGATGGCATCTCAGAATCTGCCGGGCCTTGCCGTCCTTCGCGCTGATGGCTACAGCGTCGAACCCCAGCCGCTGATTGCCACGACCGGCCTGGCTTCGATGCTCTTCGCAGCACTCGGCTCGCATGGCGTCAATCTGGCCGCCATCAGCGCGGCCCTGTGTACCGGGCCAGGCGCACACCCAGATCCCGGTCGACGTTACCCTGCTGCCCTGACCTTCGGCCTGGCCGCCATAATCGTCGGATGCTTCGCCGGCCCGCTTACCGCAGCGTTCATGACCCTCCCCACGGCATTGGTGATGTCAGTGGCGGGACTGGCGTTGCTGGGATCCATCGGCAACGGTCTCACCCAGGCTATGGCCGACGCAAGGCGGCGCGAAGCAGCGCTGATCACGTTCATGGTCACCGCGTCCGGCATGACCTTATGGTCGATCGGTTCGGCATTCTGGGGGCTCGTCGCCGGGCTGCTCGTTCTGGCTTTGAATTCGCGGCCAGGAAGCTGA
- the ppsR gene encoding posphoenolpyruvate synthetase regulatory kinase/phosphorylase PpsR, whose protein sequence is MKRTAFFISDGTGITAESLGQSLLSQFENIEFTKRLRPYVDTIEKAHDMVQQINTAAEQDGVRPIIFDTVVNSDIRKVLATSNGYIVDIFSTFLAPLEMELGDGSSYSVGKSHSIQHNAHYKDRIDAVHFAMDNDDGARTLHYSEADVILVGVSRCGKTPTCLYMALKYGIRAANYPLTEEDMERLQLPPALREHKEKLFGLTIDAERLASIRHERRPNSRYASFAQCEFEVREVENLFRRENISNINSTHFSVEEISAKILVHKGIERRLK, encoded by the coding sequence ATGAAACGCACCGCTTTCTTCATATCCGATGGCACTGGCATCACCGCCGAATCTCTCGGCCAGAGCCTGTTGTCCCAGTTTGAGAACATCGAGTTCACAAAGCGGCTGCGTCCCTATGTGGACACCATCGAAAAAGCGCACGACATGGTACAACAAATCAACACGGCTGCCGAGCAGGACGGGGTTCGCCCGATCATCTTCGACACCGTTGTCAACTCGGATATCCGAAAAGTGTTGGCCACGAGCAACGGGTACATCGTAGACATCTTTTCTACCTTTCTTGCTCCGCTTGAAATGGAATTAGGTGATGGTTCTTCCTATTCCGTCGGTAAATCGCACTCGATTCAGCACAATGCGCACTATAAAGACCGCATCGACGCGGTACATTTCGCCATGGATAACGACGACGGTGCGCGTACCCTCCACTACAGCGAAGCGGATGTAATCCTGGTCGGTGTGTCGCGCTGCGGCAAGACGCCAACGTGCCTGTACATGGCGCTCAAATACGGTATACGCGCGGCCAACTATCCGCTGACCGAAGAAGACATGGAACGTTTGCAGCTGCCGCCGGCGCTGCGCGAACACAAGGAAAAACTGTTCGGCCTGACTATCGATGCCGAACGACTCGCCAGTATCCGCCACGAGCGTCGGCCAAACAGCCGTTACGCCAGCTTCGCCCAATGCGAGTTCGAAGTGCGAGAGGTGGAGAATCTGTTTCGCCGCGAGAACATTTCGAACATCAACTCGACGCATTTCTCGGTCGAAGAAATTTCAGCGAAGATCCTCGTTCACAAGGGCATCGAACGGCGGCTGAAATAA